Proteins encoded together in one Bacteroidales bacterium window:
- the umuD gene encoding translesion error-prone DNA polymerase V autoproteolytic subunit, whose protein sequence is MKKQSTIKPTPMLEFFKPDKSKTLLLKLFTNTISAGFPSPAEDFLDKKLDLNEYLIKNPSATFLVRVNGNSMIDAGIFNGDILIVDRSVEATNGRIVIGVINGEFTVKRIIKSGKKVFLKPENEKFKPIELTEDMDFKIWGVVIYTIHKT, encoded by the coding sequence ATAAAACCCACACCAATGCTTGAATTTTTTAAGCCCGATAAAAGCAAAACACTTTTGCTGAAACTTTTTACCAATACCATTTCTGCCGGTTTTCCTTCACCTGCAGAGGATTTTCTTGATAAAAAATTGGACCTGAACGAATACCTGATAAAAAATCCTTCGGCAACTTTTTTAGTAAGAGTGAATGGGAATTCAATGATAGATGCGGGAATATTTAATGGTGATATTCTTATTGTCGACCGTTCTGTTGAAGCTACAAACGGTAGGATTGTGATAGGTGTTATTAATGGCGAATTCACAGTTAAACGAATTATAAAAAGCGGGAAAAAAGTTTTTCTGAAACCCGAAAACGAAAAATTCAAACCCATTGAACTTACCGAAGATATGGACTTTAAAATATGGGGCGTGGTAATTTATACCATTCACAAAACTTGA